Proteins encoded within one genomic window of bacterium:
- a CDS encoding right-handed parallel beta-helix repeat-containing protein: MGTLSTMRHALVLIASVALAEVLVVPEDYPTIQMAIDSAEVRDTILLQTGEHRESVTLLPKGLTISGPFLLSGDTSEIRTCVWRSFSNGDDTLRCLNADFAAGPEPSFRVVGIRFAAGMAHNNEEGGAIRSFNHDFTIEHCIFDSCRAGYGGAIATRGSRGLISNCSFNYCGANRLAAVLRLVNSQVRVNSCTIYHSLAHHEVEEIPEQIAMRNSVLRIRDSKVYECGLGHNPNGTYLVYVSKPPDTLEIVNCEFRLNHFTNMIHYGGNYLNYLRLDSCHFHDNNLTGGIYLQGEPDSLTTLIAVGNVFESFSPVPMRGMHGIFGFDNSPSVVTITRNLIHLNSGGHTSFCTIFDSSRVPRTITNNYIIENSNHSVSYPPSGQVLLRDNVSTDLQYNVFARNQGYAVFQGNTPDPTYARHNYWNHATGPYDSVGNIGGQGDTVEWRIQYQPWEEDTSFFSAAPEPREPVEIPATFIGNAYPNPFNSTVTIEFVLLHL, from the coding sequence ATGGGCACGCTTTCGACAATGCGTCATGCACTCGTGCTAATAGCAAGTGTTGCTTTGGCCGAAGTCCTTGTCGTACCGGAAGACTATCCGACGATTCAAATGGCAATAGATTCGGCTGAAGTCAGGGACACAATTCTGCTTCAGACCGGTGAACATCGGGAATCTGTAACTTTATTGCCGAAAGGGCTCACAATCAGTGGGCCTTTTTTGCTGTCCGGTGATACATCTGAAATCCGGACATGTGTCTGGCGAAGCTTCAGCAACGGAGACGATACGCTTCGCTGTCTGAATGCGGACTTTGCGGCGGGACCCGAGCCTTCGTTTCGGGTCGTAGGTATTCGATTTGCCGCCGGCATGGCACACAATAACGAAGAAGGCGGTGCGATAAGATCCTTCAACCACGACTTCACGATAGAACATTGCATCTTTGATTCCTGCAGAGCTGGATACGGTGGGGCAATTGCAACTCGAGGATCGCGCGGCTTGATCTCAAATTGCTCGTTCAACTATTGCGGCGCAAACAGACTCGCGGCTGTGCTGCGATTGGTGAATAGTCAAGTGCGGGTGAATTCATGCACGATCTATCACAGCCTCGCTCACCACGAGGTGGAGGAGATTCCGGAGCAGATTGCCATGCGGAACAGCGTTCTGCGAATCCGCGACTCGAAGGTATATGAGTGCGGGCTGGGACACAACCCGAACGGAACCTACCTTGTCTATGTTTCAAAGCCGCCTGATACGCTCGAAATTGTAAACTGCGAATTCCGGCTGAATCATTTCACAAACATGATTCACTACGGCGGCAACTACTTAAACTACCTCCGTCTCGATTCGTGCCACTTTCATGACAATAACTTGACTGGTGGAATCTATCTACAAGGCGAGCCGGATAGCCTGACAACATTAATTGCAGTGGGAAATGTATTTGAGTCGTTTTCTCCTGTGCCCATGCGTGGAATGCACGGCATCTTTGGCTTCGACAATAGCCCTTCAGTGGTGACCATAACGAGAAATCTCATTCACCTTAACAGCGGCGGCCACACCTCTTTCTGTACAATCTTTGACAGCAGCCGTGTGCCGCGTACAATCACGAACAACTACATCATAGAAAACTCAAATCATTCAGTTAGCTACCCGCCCTCCGGCCAGGTGCTTCTTCGTGACAACGTTTCTACCGATCTCCAATACAACGTCTTCGCGAGAAATCAAGGCTACGCGGTTTTTCAAGGCAATACGCCGGATCCAACTTACGCCCGCCACAACTATTGGAATCATGCGACAGGACCCTATGACTCAGTAGGCAACATTGGCGGTCAAGGCGATACCGTGGAGTGGCGAATTCAATATCAACCGTGGGAAGAAGACACAAGCTTTTTCTCTGCGGCACCCGAGCCACGTGAACCGGTTGAGATTCCTGCAACCTTCATCGGCAATGCCTACCCCAATCCCTTCAACAGCACAGTCACGATTGAGTTTGTGCTGCTGCACCTTTGA
- a CDS encoding PLP-dependent transferase has translation MEDSKLRDAIEQFYLRYGFATRCLHAGEKIGQPKLKSHTNAIFASSTFTFDSAEEGADLFARRKSGYIYSRMGNPTVVVAEAKLNALEGRDLKLADPDCCISSLLYSSGMAAIAGLAFAILKPNDVLLRGETLYGSTDDFFNTMLPKFGVKTVIVDTGKAEDVKQAIAENPQARMLFFETPTNPLLEITDIAETIRMVRAVNPEIVVAVDNTFATPYLQQPLSLGADVIMHSTTKYLSGHGALIGGALTTRHEWIKEELYHTMKDTGACPSPFDTWLLNMGMKTLPLRMERHCSNAQTIAEWLVKHPRVKHVYYPGLPGFPQHHLANRQMRMPGGMISFEVAGDYHSATTLLNNVHLHTLAVSLGCVDSLIQHPASMTHASMSPEARTHAGISDTLIRLSVGIEEVEDLIEDLDQALAKM, from the coding sequence ATGGAAGATTCAAAACTACGAGATGCGATAGAGCAATTCTATCTGCGCTACGGGTTTGCCACCCGCTGCCTGCATGCAGGGGAAAAGATCGGGCAACCCAAACTGAAAAGTCACACGAACGCGATCTTTGCCAGCTCTACGTTCACCTTTGACAGCGCCGAAGAGGGCGCTGATTTGTTTGCGCGCCGCAAGTCCGGTTATATTTACTCCCGCATGGGTAATCCGACGGTTGTGGTGGCCGAGGCCAAACTCAACGCGCTGGAAGGCCGAGACTTGAAACTTGCCGATCCGGACTGCTGCATTTCGTCGCTGCTCTATTCTTCAGGCATGGCCGCAATCGCCGGACTTGCATTCGCAATTCTGAAGCCCAACGATGTTCTGCTGCGCGGTGAGACACTGTACGGCTCGACGGATGACTTCTTCAACACAATGCTGCCCAAGTTCGGCGTTAAAACTGTTATTGTGGACACCGGCAAAGCCGAAGATGTCAAACAGGCCATCGCCGAAAACCCGCAGGCAAGGATGCTTTTCTTCGAGACTCCGACCAATCCGCTGCTCGAGATTACGGACATCGCGGAAACGATTCGTATGGTGCGCGCGGTCAATCCCGAAATCGTGGTAGCCGTGGATAACACCTTTGCGACACCTTATCTGCAGCAGCCGCTGTCACTCGGGGCGGACGTCATCATGCACAGTACGACGAAGTATTTGTCCGGGCACGGCGCCCTGATTGGAGGCGCGCTGACAACGCGGCACGAGTGGATTAAGGAGGAGTTGTATCACACCATGAAGGACACGGGAGCCTGCCCCTCGCCCTTTGATACGTGGCTCCTGAATATGGGAATGAAGACATTGCCGCTGCGCATGGAGCGGCATTGCAGCAATGCGCAGACGATTGCCGAATGGCTGGTCAAGCATCCGCGTGTCAAGCACGTCTATTATCCCGGTCTGCCCGGATTTCCGCAGCATCATTTGGCAAATCGTCAAATGAGAATGCCCGGCGGCATGATCTCGTTTGAAGTTGCGGGAGATTATCATTCCGCCACGACACTGCTCAATAATGTTCACTTGCACACGCTCGCCGTCAGTTTGGGTTGCGTAGATTCGCTGATTCAGCATCCGGCTTCGATGACGCATGCTTCGATGTCTCCCGAGGCGCGTACGCACGCCGGAATCTCTGACACACTCATCCGGCTCTCGGTGGGAATAGAGGAAGTTGAAGACCTGATTGAAGATTTGGATCAGGCATTAGCCAAAATGTAG
- a CDS encoding carboxymuconolactone decarboxylase family protein: MSLLHEFETYRARMNARILSEDNQAVKRFFGVDTLTYQDGALDRKTKEMLGLVSSLVLRCDDCIKYHVLECHKLGVTVKEFFDIFSVGLVVGGSIVIPHMRRAVEFLDELEKNNQTV; this comes from the coding sequence ATGTCACTGCTGCACGAGTTTGAAACCTACCGCGCGCGCATGAACGCACGCATTTTGTCTGAGGACAATCAGGCCGTCAAGCGATTCTTCGGTGTGGACACACTCACCTATCAGGACGGAGCGCTCGACCGCAAAACCAAAGAGATGCTTGGACTCGTCTCGTCGCTGGTGCTGCGCTGTGACGACTGCATCAAGTATCACGTTCTGGAATGCCATAAACTCGGAGTCACGGTCAAGGAGTTCTTCGACATCTTCTCGGTCGGGTTGGTGGTGGGAGGATCAATTGTAATTCCGCACATGCGGCGAGCTGTCGAGTTTCTGGACGAACTGGAGAAGAATAATCAGACCGTATAA
- a CDS encoding T9SS type A sorting domain-containing protein translates to MQPLALALSALLASVTLAATRHVPAEFATIQSAILASQNSDTVLVADGTYVENIDFRGRNIIVASHFLLDGDVEHIPLTVIDGSQPEHADSGSVVRIISGEDSTAALIGFTITGGTGTKFRDQSDQAFYVEGGGVIIENSDPLVAFNFIVDNEAVRQPQGTQSAGGGGIRYGYCSPRIYNNVIIGNSGKYGGGVVSFFADGELLHNVIANNDGGQAYGGGGLWIGGSGHSTTLVNNTIVGNQSVLTGGGIRLFAGVLNGHGNIVWGNQANSGSDQIGGSTANIHVDYSCVEGGLAGTGNINEYPQFLARNLRLGPSSPCVDAGHPDAEWNDEDETRNDMGCYGGPGASWYPEFGQPRIQFPQPYPLLFFNCDTTLRAVHLTNIGTAEFRIDSLVFTWNFPLFEIQYAPSVIAPVASDSIEIYTPAAGGCVGGFDTLQIYHNDPDAVNPLLVPMYLDPSGAADDNGIHADYALHSAYPNPFNPTTTISFTLPTEQLVTIIITDIQGREVTRLLNSRLPAGEHRLNWNASDRSSGTYLAMVRAGKWRARTKLTLVK, encoded by the coding sequence GTGCAGCCGCTTGCTCTCGCCCTCTCCGCCCTCTTAGCCAGCGTGACCCTCGCCGCCACGCGGCACGTTCCTGCCGAATTTGCGACTATTCAATCCGCAATTCTGGCCAGCCAGAACAGCGACACCGTTCTGGTCGCTGACGGCACATATGTCGAGAACATTGATTTCCGGGGCCGCAATATCATCGTGGCAAGTCACTTCTTGCTGGATGGCGATGTCGAACACATTCCGCTCACTGTCATTGACGGCAGCCAGCCGGAACACGCGGACAGCGGCAGCGTCGTGCGCATTATCAGCGGAGAAGATTCCACTGCGGCTCTCATCGGTTTCACGATCACGGGCGGCACGGGAACGAAATTCCGGGACCAATCCGATCAAGCGTTCTACGTTGAAGGCGGCGGAGTGATCATCGAGAATTCCGATCCGCTCGTCGCGTTCAATTTCATCGTCGACAACGAAGCTGTGCGCCAGCCGCAAGGCACGCAAAGTGCAGGAGGAGGCGGAATTCGCTACGGCTACTGTTCACCGAGGATTTACAACAATGTTATCATCGGCAACAGCGGCAAGTACGGCGGTGGCGTCGTGAGCTTCTTCGCTGACGGAGAATTGTTGCACAACGTTATTGCCAACAACGACGGTGGACAGGCCTATGGCGGCGGCGGCTTATGGATTGGCGGAAGCGGCCACTCAACCACACTCGTCAACAACACCATAGTCGGCAATCAGAGCGTCTTGACCGGCGGCGGCATTCGATTGTTTGCGGGTGTCCTGAATGGACACGGCAACATCGTGTGGGGCAATCAAGCCAACTCAGGCAGCGATCAAATTGGCGGCTCCACAGCCAACATACACGTTGACTACAGTTGCGTTGAAGGCGGTTTGGCCGGAACGGGAAACATCAACGAGTATCCGCAGTTCCTTGCTCGCAACTTGAGACTCGGACCGTCCTCACCTTGTGTTGATGCCGGACATCCTGATGCGGAATGGAACGACGAAGATGAAACGCGCAACGACATGGGTTGCTACGGAGGCCCCGGTGCATCGTGGTATCCCGAATTCGGGCAGCCGCGCATCCAGTTTCCGCAGCCCTATCCATTGCTGTTCTTCAATTGCGATACGACGCTGCGCGCCGTGCACCTGACCAACATCGGAACGGCAGAATTCAGGATTGACAGTTTGGTCTTCACATGGAACTTTCCGCTGTTTGAAATCCAGTATGCACCATCGGTAATCGCACCGGTCGCGAGTGACTCCATCGAAATCTACACACCAGCGGCCGGAGGCTGTGTGGGTGGTTTCGATACATTGCAAATATATCACAACGATCCAGATGCCGTCAATCCGCTGCTTGTGCCGATGTATCTCGATCCGTCGGGTGCGGCAGATGACAATGGCATCCATGCGGACTATGCTCTGCACTCTGCGTACCCCAATCCGTTTAACCCGACGACGACAATCAGCTTCACGCTGCCGACCGAACAGCTTGTGACCATCATAATAACTGACATTCAGGGACGCGAAGTGACGAGATTACTGAACTCACGGCTCCCGGCAGGAGAACACCGTTTGAATTGGAATGCGAGCGACAGGTCGAGCGGCACTTATCTCGCCATGGTTCGTGCAGGTAAGTGGCGGGCTAGAACCAAATTGACTTTGGTGAAGTAG
- a CDS encoding alpha/beta hydrolase, which translates to MLKHTSIGNGPPIVLLPSMLGTIEAEWRPYMQTIADLGYSVIAVDWPGHAQSEMTKSFTFRVLVEELDALFKHLKTEPAVIFGYSMGGYAALHYALKNPSRVLAIWMHGTKFYWSGEEAENMAAELELEWLQENKPERLEKLRAIHGENLDSLLPWLAKMVTNLPDTGLTPFELEDFKIPVLVSVGDRDELVPVTEAYDLYDSLPNAQLAVFADTNHPLQSVRDHVFVPVLKDFLNRLD; encoded by the coding sequence ATGTTAAAACACACCTCCATCGGCAACGGCCCGCCCATTGTGCTCTTGCCGTCCATGCTCGGCACGATTGAGGCCGAATGGCGTCCCTACATGCAGACCATCGCCGACCTCGGCTATTCCGTCATTGCCGTCGATTGGCCCGGTCATGCGCAAAGTGAAATGACCAAGTCCTTCACCTTCCGCGTGCTTGTCGAAGAACTCGACGCGCTTTTCAAGCATCTCAAAACCGAACCGGCTGTCATCTTCGGCTATTCGATGGGCGGCTATGCGGCGCTGCACTACGCGCTGAAAAATCCTTCGCGCGTGCTCGCGATCTGGATGCACGGCACCAAGTTCTATTGGTCCGGTGAAGAAGCGGAAAATATGGCCGCCGAGCTTGAGCTTGAGTGGCTGCAGGAAAACAAGCCCGAGCGACTCGAAAAGCTACGCGCGATTCATGGCGAAAATCTCGACTCGCTGCTGCCGTGGCTCGCAAAGATGGTCACGAATCTACCTGACACCGGTTTGACTCCGTTTGAACTTGAAGACTTCAAGATTCCCGTCCTGGTCAGCGTCGGTGATCGTGATGAATTGGTGCCCGTCACTGAGGCCTATGACCTTTACGACAGCCTGCCCAATGCGCAGCTCGCCGTGTTCGCCGATACCAATCATCCCCTCCAATCCGTCCGCGACCACGTCTTCGTTCCAGTACTGAAAGACTTCCTGAACCGGCTGGATTAG
- a CDS encoding aldo/keto reductase: METRRLGKSGLQVSELALGTMTMGWRNDERESHQILDVAFDNGITLIDTADVYSRWVEGNPGGVSETFIGNWLKTKSRYDVIIATKARGRMWDGPSGEGLSRMHLIKACEDSLRRLKVDHIDLYQCHYPDEATPIEETVEALGELVKQGKVRYLGLSNFPAWLHAKMNGYAMMHGLPSFVSTQPKYNLICRRDVEKELAPYCLDAEVGVIPYSPLEGGLLTGKYRPNEAGPENSRHTINGRAQEKLTPQVIRTLEVLATVASQRGETMTQTALVWMLSKEFITSPIIGATTVEQLLDSLPAAGKRLSLEELELLDQVSDGL, encoded by the coding sequence ATGGAAACACGCAGGCTTGGCAAGTCAGGACTGCAAGTTTCTGAGCTTGCATTAGGCACCATGACCATGGGCTGGCGCAATGACGAGCGCGAGTCCCATCAGATACTCGACGTCGCCTTCGACAACGGTATCACGCTTATTGACACCGCAGATGTCTACTCACGCTGGGTGGAAGGAAATCCCGGCGGAGTTTCCGAAACCTTTATCGGCAATTGGCTCAAGACAAAGTCACGCTACGATGTCATCATCGCCACCAAGGCCCGCGGCCGCATGTGGGACGGACCGTCCGGTGAAGGTCTCTCGCGGATGCACTTGATCAAAGCCTGCGAAGATTCGCTGCGCCGGTTGAAAGTGGATCATATCGATCTCTATCAGTGCCATTATCCTGATGAAGCGACGCCCATCGAGGAAACCGTGGAAGCTCTGGGCGAACTTGTTAAACAGGGCAAAGTCCGCTATCTTGGGCTCTCGAATTTTCCCGCGTGGCTCCATGCGAAAATGAACGGCTATGCGATGATGCACGGACTGCCGTCCTTTGTCTCGACACAGCCCAAGTACAACCTTATCTGCCGGCGTGACGTCGAAAAAGAGCTTGCGCCTTACTGCCTCGATGCCGAGGTCGGAGTGATTCCCTATTCGCCGCTTGAAGGCGGATTGCTGACCGGAAAATATCGCCCCAATGAAGCAGGGCCGGAGAATTCGCGTCACACTATTAACGGACGCGCGCAGGAAAAACTCACTCCGCAAGTCATTCGCACTCTCGAAGTCCTTGCCACCGTCGCATCACAGCGCGGCGAGACCATGACGCAGACTGCGCTCGTGTGGATGCTCTCAAAGGAATTCATCACGAGTCCCATCATCGGTGCGACCACCGTAGAACAATTGCTCGACTCCCTGCCTGCCGCAGGCAAGAGATTGTCTCTCGAAGAGCTTGAACTGCTCGACCAGGTCAGTGACGGGTTGTAG
- a CDS encoding 4Fe-4S binding protein — protein MTFVITEKCLGERYASCMQVCPVYCIYPAEYKGEIFAVIDPELCIDCGACVPECPVEAIVDDPDIAPEWTKINEELAPKFKDSPMPEVRPATDPPRKGNVYNDPRKK, from the coding sequence GTGACTTTCGTTATCACCGAAAAATGCCTCGGCGAACGCTACGCCTCTTGCATGCAGGTCTGCCCGGTCTATTGTATCTACCCTGCCGAGTACAAGGGCGAAATCTTTGCCGTCATTGACCCGGAACTCTGCATCGACTGCGGAGCCTGTGTTCCCGAGTGTCCCGTTGAAGCCATTGTCGACGATCCGGATATTGCGCCTGAGTGGACCAAAATCAACGAAGAACTCGCCCCGAAGTTCAAAGACAGCCCTATGCCCGAAGTGCGCCCTGCCACGGACCCACCGCGCAAAGGGAATGTCTACAACGATCCAAGGAAGAAATAA